A genome region from Labrus mixtus chromosome 9, fLabMix1.1, whole genome shotgun sequence includes the following:
- the ece2b gene encoding endothelin-converting enzyme 2b isoform X1, producing the protein MSVALQDLRNTMSSYKRATLEEEEVSDAPAEAASSPDRLEVGFRKGGVDIFGRRTQLEVLLSVLLLASLLALLACLLVLGLRLSSDSGHGLCLSEACVTVASQMVEAMDRSVDPCQDFYQFACGGWMRKNPLPDGRSRWSTFNSIWEQNQALLKHLLGKTENGTFNGSSEAERKTQSYYLSCLNTQRIEELGAQPLIDLIAKIGGWNMTGPWDKENFMDVLKVVSGPYRAQPFFSVSVSADPKNSNSNVIQVDQSGLFLPSRDYYLNKTANEKVLVAYLDYMVELGMLLGGERSSTQLQMHQILEFETALANITVPQDQRRDEEKIYHKVTISELQALAPAVEWLDFLSSSLSPLELNDTESVVLYAREYLQQVSDLINKTDHSLLNNYMMWTLVQKSVASLDQRFENAQDKLLESLYGTKKQSCTPRWQTCIGNTDDTLGFALGALFVKATFDKHSKEIAEGMINEIRSAFKESLDRLSWMDDHTKKAAKDKADAIYDMIGFPEFILDTKELDDVYDGYEVSDDSFFQNMLNFYNFSARVMADQLRKTPNKDQWSMTPPTVNAYYMPTKNGIVFPAGILQAPFYARDHPKALNFGGIGVVMGHELTHAFDDQGREYDKEGNLRPWWQNSSVEAFRQRTECMVDQYSHYTVNGEHVNGKQTLGENIADNGGLKAAYHAYRSWVQKSGEEKRLPAVNLTNDQLFFVGFAQVWCSVRTPESAHEGLVTDPHSPPRYRVIGTLANSPDFSRHFNCPTGTPMNTGRRCEVW; encoded by the exons atgtCCAGCTATAAGCGAGCTacgttggaggaggaggaagtgtcGGACGCTCCGGCTGAGGCAGCCTCGTCTCCTGACAGATTGGAg GTGGGTTTCAGGAAGGGAGGTGTGGACATTTTTGGCAGGAGGACACAGCTTGAGGTTCTTCTGTCGGTCCTACTGCTGGCTTCTCTGTTAGCTCTGCTGGCCTGTCTTCTGGTCCTGGGGCTCAGACTCAgctcag ATAGTGGGCATGGCCTGTGCCTGTCTGAGGCATGTGTCACCGTGGCGAGTCAGATGGTGGAGGCGATGGACCGCAGCGTCGACCCGTGCCAAGACTTCTACCAGTTCGCCTGCGGAGGCTGGATGAGGAAAAACCCGCTGCCCGACGGACGGTCACGCTGGTCCACCTTTAACAGCATCTGGGAgcaaaaccaggcactgctgaAACACCTGCTGGGTAAGACAG AGAACGGGACGTTTAACGGCAGCAGCGAAGCCGAGAGGAAGACTCAGTCCTACTACCTGTCCTGTCTCAACACGCAGAGGATCGAGGAGCTGGGAGCTCAGCCCCTCATAGACCTCATCGCCAAG ATCGGGGGTTGGAACATGACCGGACCCTGGGACAAGGAGAACTTTATGGACGTCCTGAAGGTGGTTTCTGGTCCGTACAGAGCTCAGCCTTTCTTCAGCGTCTCCGTCAGTGCTGATCCAAAAAACTCCAACAGTAATGTCATCCAG GTGGACCAATCAGGGCTCTTCCTGCCATCCAGGGATTATTACCTCAACAAGACAGCCAATGAGAAG GTGTTGGTGGCGTACCTTGACTACATGGTGGAGCTGGGGATGCTGCTGGGGGGGGAGAGGAGCTCCACGCAGCTTCAGATGCATCAGATTCTGGAGTTTGAGACGGCGCTCGCCAACATCACCGTCCCTCAGGACCAACGGCGGGACGAGGAGAAGATCTATCACAAGGTCACCATATCTGAGCTACAG GCGCTGGCCCCGGCCGTAGAGTGGTTGGACTTCCTGTcgtcctctctgtctcctctagaGCTGAATGACACAGAATCCGTCGTCCTGTACGCCAGAGAATACCTGCAGCAGGTGTCCGACCTCATCAACAAGACCGACCACAG tctgTTGAATAACTACATGATGTGGACGTTGGTTCAGAAGAGCGTGGCCAGTTTGGATCAGCGTTTCGAGAATGCTCAGGACAAACTTCTGGAGAGTCTCTATGGGACCAAGAA GCAGTCCTGCACCCCCCGCTGGCAGACCTGCATCGGGAACACTGATGACACTCTGGGCTTCGCTCTGGGAGCGCTCTTTGTCAAAGCGACCTTCGACAAACACAGCAAAGAGATC gcaGAGGGGATGATTAACGAGATCCGCTCAGCGTTTAAAGAATCTCTGGATCGACTCAGCTGGATGGACGACCACACGAAAAAGGCGGCTAAAGACAAG GCCGACGCCATCTACGATATGATCGGCTTCCCAGAATTCATCCTGGACACTAAAGAGCTGGACGACGTTTATGATGGG tATGAAGTGTCCGATGACAGCTTTTTCCAAAACATGTTGAACTTCTACAACTTCTCAGCCCGAGTGATGGCCGACCAGCTGAGAAAGACTCCCAACAAAGACCA gtggaGTATGACTCCTCCCACAGTTAATGCTTACTACATGCCCACTAAAAACGGCATCGTCTTTCCTGCAGGGATCCTACAAGCTCCTTTCTACGCCCGCGACCACCCCAA ggcGTTGAACTTTGGGGGGATCGGTGTGGTGATGGGTCACGAGCTCACACACGCCTTCGACGATCAGG GTCGTGAGTACGATAAAGAAGGTAACTTGAGGCCGTGGTGGCAGAACTCGTCGGTGGAGGCGTTTCGTCAGAGGACCGAGTGCATGGTGGATCAGTACAGTCACTACACGGTCAACGGAGAACACGTCAACGGAAAGCAGACGCTCGGAGAAAACATCGCAGACAACGGCGGCCTAAAGGCAGCATACCAT GCCTATCGGTCATGGGTCCAGAAGAGcggagaggagaagaggctTCCTGCCGTTAACCTGACCAATGATCAGCTCTTCTTCGTGGGATTTGCGCAG gtgtgGTGTTCAGTTCGCACTCCAGAGAGCGCTCATGAGGGCCTGGTGACCGACCCCCACAGCCCCCCCAGATACAGAGTCATCGGCACACTCGCAAACTCTCCAGACTTCAGCCGCCACTTCAACTGTCCCACAGGGACACCGATGAACACGGGGAGGCGCTGCGAGGTCTGGTAG
- the ece2b gene encoding endothelin-converting enzyme 2b isoform X4, translating into MSVALQDLRNTMSSYKRATLEEEEVSDAPAEAASSPDRLEVGFRKGGVDIFGRRTQLEVLLSVLLLASLLALLACLLVLGLRLSSDSGHGLCLSEACVTVASQMVEAMDRSVDPCQDFYQFACGGWMRKNPLPDGRSRWSTFNSIWEQNQALLKHLLENGTFNGSSEAERKTQSYYLSCLNTQRIEELGAQPLIDLIAKIGGWNMTGPWDKENFMDVLKVVSGPYRAQPFFSVSVSADPKNSNSNVIQVDQSGLFLPSRDYYLNKTANEKVLVAYLDYMVELGMLLGGERSSTQLQMHQILEFETALANITVPQDQRRDEEKIYHKVTISELQALAPAVEWLDFLSSSLSPLELNDTESVVLYAREYLQQVSDLINKTDHSLLNNYMMWTLVQKSVASLDQRFENAQDKLLESLYGTKKSCTPRWQTCIGNTDDTLGFALGALFVKATFDKHSKEIAEGMINEIRSAFKESLDRLSWMDDHTKKAAKDKADAIYDMIGFPEFILDTKELDDVYDGYEVSDDSFFQNMLNFYNFSARVMADQLRKTPNKDQWSMTPPTVNAYYMPTKNGIVFPAGILQAPFYARDHPKALNFGGIGVVMGHELTHAFDDQGREYDKEGNLRPWWQNSSVEAFRQRTECMVDQYSHYTVNGEHVNGKQTLGENIADNGGLKAAYHAYRSWVQKSGEEKRLPAVNLTNDQLFFVGFAQVWCSVRTPESAHEGLVTDPHSPPRYRVIGTLANSPDFSRHFNCPTGTPMNTGRRCEVW; encoded by the exons atgtCCAGCTATAAGCGAGCTacgttggaggaggaggaagtgtcGGACGCTCCGGCTGAGGCAGCCTCGTCTCCTGACAGATTGGAg GTGGGTTTCAGGAAGGGAGGTGTGGACATTTTTGGCAGGAGGACACAGCTTGAGGTTCTTCTGTCGGTCCTACTGCTGGCTTCTCTGTTAGCTCTGCTGGCCTGTCTTCTGGTCCTGGGGCTCAGACTCAgctcag ATAGTGGGCATGGCCTGTGCCTGTCTGAGGCATGTGTCACCGTGGCGAGTCAGATGGTGGAGGCGATGGACCGCAGCGTCGACCCGTGCCAAGACTTCTACCAGTTCGCCTGCGGAGGCTGGATGAGGAAAAACCCGCTGCCCGACGGACGGTCACGCTGGTCCACCTTTAACAGCATCTGGGAgcaaaaccaggcactgctgaAACACCTGCTGG AGAACGGGACGTTTAACGGCAGCAGCGAAGCCGAGAGGAAGACTCAGTCCTACTACCTGTCCTGTCTCAACACGCAGAGGATCGAGGAGCTGGGAGCTCAGCCCCTCATAGACCTCATCGCCAAG ATCGGGGGTTGGAACATGACCGGACCCTGGGACAAGGAGAACTTTATGGACGTCCTGAAGGTGGTTTCTGGTCCGTACAGAGCTCAGCCTTTCTTCAGCGTCTCCGTCAGTGCTGATCCAAAAAACTCCAACAGTAATGTCATCCAG GTGGACCAATCAGGGCTCTTCCTGCCATCCAGGGATTATTACCTCAACAAGACAGCCAATGAGAAG GTGTTGGTGGCGTACCTTGACTACATGGTGGAGCTGGGGATGCTGCTGGGGGGGGAGAGGAGCTCCACGCAGCTTCAGATGCATCAGATTCTGGAGTTTGAGACGGCGCTCGCCAACATCACCGTCCCTCAGGACCAACGGCGGGACGAGGAGAAGATCTATCACAAGGTCACCATATCTGAGCTACAG GCGCTGGCCCCGGCCGTAGAGTGGTTGGACTTCCTGTcgtcctctctgtctcctctagaGCTGAATGACACAGAATCCGTCGTCCTGTACGCCAGAGAATACCTGCAGCAGGTGTCCGACCTCATCAACAAGACCGACCACAG tctgTTGAATAACTACATGATGTGGACGTTGGTTCAGAAGAGCGTGGCCAGTTTGGATCAGCGTTTCGAGAATGCTCAGGACAAACTTCTGGAGAGTCTCTATGGGACCAAGAAG TCCTGCACCCCCCGCTGGCAGACCTGCATCGGGAACACTGATGACACTCTGGGCTTCGCTCTGGGAGCGCTCTTTGTCAAAGCGACCTTCGACAAACACAGCAAAGAGATC gcaGAGGGGATGATTAACGAGATCCGCTCAGCGTTTAAAGAATCTCTGGATCGACTCAGCTGGATGGACGACCACACGAAAAAGGCGGCTAAAGACAAG GCCGACGCCATCTACGATATGATCGGCTTCCCAGAATTCATCCTGGACACTAAAGAGCTGGACGACGTTTATGATGGG tATGAAGTGTCCGATGACAGCTTTTTCCAAAACATGTTGAACTTCTACAACTTCTCAGCCCGAGTGATGGCCGACCAGCTGAGAAAGACTCCCAACAAAGACCA gtggaGTATGACTCCTCCCACAGTTAATGCTTACTACATGCCCACTAAAAACGGCATCGTCTTTCCTGCAGGGATCCTACAAGCTCCTTTCTACGCCCGCGACCACCCCAA ggcGTTGAACTTTGGGGGGATCGGTGTGGTGATGGGTCACGAGCTCACACACGCCTTCGACGATCAGG GTCGTGAGTACGATAAAGAAGGTAACTTGAGGCCGTGGTGGCAGAACTCGTCGGTGGAGGCGTTTCGTCAGAGGACCGAGTGCATGGTGGATCAGTACAGTCACTACACGGTCAACGGAGAACACGTCAACGGAAAGCAGACGCTCGGAGAAAACATCGCAGACAACGGCGGCCTAAAGGCAGCATACCAT GCCTATCGGTCATGGGTCCAGAAGAGcggagaggagaagaggctTCCTGCCGTTAACCTGACCAATGATCAGCTCTTCTTCGTGGGATTTGCGCAG gtgtgGTGTTCAGTTCGCACTCCAGAGAGCGCTCATGAGGGCCTGGTGACCGACCCCCACAGCCCCCCCAGATACAGAGTCATCGGCACACTCGCAAACTCTCCAGACTTCAGCCGCCACTTCAACTGTCCCACAGGGACACCGATGAACACGGGGAGGCGCTGCGAGGTCTGGTAG
- the ece2b gene encoding endothelin-converting enzyme 2b isoform X2 yields MSVALQDLRNTMSSYKRATLEEEEVSDAPAEAASSPDRLEVGFRKGGVDIFGRRTQLEVLLSVLLLASLLALLACLLVLGLRLSSDSGHGLCLSEACVTVASQMVEAMDRSVDPCQDFYQFACGGWMRKNPLPDGRSRWSTFNSIWEQNQALLKHLLGKTENGTFNGSSEAERKTQSYYLSCLNTQRIEELGAQPLIDLIAKIGGWNMTGPWDKENFMDVLKVVSGPYRAQPFFSVSVSADPKNSNSNVIQVDQSGLFLPSRDYYLNKTANEKVLVAYLDYMVELGMLLGGERSSTQLQMHQILEFETALANITVPQDQRRDEEKIYHKVTISELQALAPAVEWLDFLSSSLSPLELNDTESVVLYAREYLQQVSDLINKTDHSLLNNYMMWTLVQKSVASLDQRFENAQDKLLESLYGTKKSCTPRWQTCIGNTDDTLGFALGALFVKATFDKHSKEIAEGMINEIRSAFKESLDRLSWMDDHTKKAAKDKADAIYDMIGFPEFILDTKELDDVYDGYEVSDDSFFQNMLNFYNFSARVMADQLRKTPNKDQWSMTPPTVNAYYMPTKNGIVFPAGILQAPFYARDHPKALNFGGIGVVMGHELTHAFDDQGREYDKEGNLRPWWQNSSVEAFRQRTECMVDQYSHYTVNGEHVNGKQTLGENIADNGGLKAAYHAYRSWVQKSGEEKRLPAVNLTNDQLFFVGFAQVWCSVRTPESAHEGLVTDPHSPPRYRVIGTLANSPDFSRHFNCPTGTPMNTGRRCEVW; encoded by the exons atgtCCAGCTATAAGCGAGCTacgttggaggaggaggaagtgtcGGACGCTCCGGCTGAGGCAGCCTCGTCTCCTGACAGATTGGAg GTGGGTTTCAGGAAGGGAGGTGTGGACATTTTTGGCAGGAGGACACAGCTTGAGGTTCTTCTGTCGGTCCTACTGCTGGCTTCTCTGTTAGCTCTGCTGGCCTGTCTTCTGGTCCTGGGGCTCAGACTCAgctcag ATAGTGGGCATGGCCTGTGCCTGTCTGAGGCATGTGTCACCGTGGCGAGTCAGATGGTGGAGGCGATGGACCGCAGCGTCGACCCGTGCCAAGACTTCTACCAGTTCGCCTGCGGAGGCTGGATGAGGAAAAACCCGCTGCCCGACGGACGGTCACGCTGGTCCACCTTTAACAGCATCTGGGAgcaaaaccaggcactgctgaAACACCTGCTGGGTAAGACAG AGAACGGGACGTTTAACGGCAGCAGCGAAGCCGAGAGGAAGACTCAGTCCTACTACCTGTCCTGTCTCAACACGCAGAGGATCGAGGAGCTGGGAGCTCAGCCCCTCATAGACCTCATCGCCAAG ATCGGGGGTTGGAACATGACCGGACCCTGGGACAAGGAGAACTTTATGGACGTCCTGAAGGTGGTTTCTGGTCCGTACAGAGCTCAGCCTTTCTTCAGCGTCTCCGTCAGTGCTGATCCAAAAAACTCCAACAGTAATGTCATCCAG GTGGACCAATCAGGGCTCTTCCTGCCATCCAGGGATTATTACCTCAACAAGACAGCCAATGAGAAG GTGTTGGTGGCGTACCTTGACTACATGGTGGAGCTGGGGATGCTGCTGGGGGGGGAGAGGAGCTCCACGCAGCTTCAGATGCATCAGATTCTGGAGTTTGAGACGGCGCTCGCCAACATCACCGTCCCTCAGGACCAACGGCGGGACGAGGAGAAGATCTATCACAAGGTCACCATATCTGAGCTACAG GCGCTGGCCCCGGCCGTAGAGTGGTTGGACTTCCTGTcgtcctctctgtctcctctagaGCTGAATGACACAGAATCCGTCGTCCTGTACGCCAGAGAATACCTGCAGCAGGTGTCCGACCTCATCAACAAGACCGACCACAG tctgTTGAATAACTACATGATGTGGACGTTGGTTCAGAAGAGCGTGGCCAGTTTGGATCAGCGTTTCGAGAATGCTCAGGACAAACTTCTGGAGAGTCTCTATGGGACCAAGAAG TCCTGCACCCCCCGCTGGCAGACCTGCATCGGGAACACTGATGACACTCTGGGCTTCGCTCTGGGAGCGCTCTTTGTCAAAGCGACCTTCGACAAACACAGCAAAGAGATC gcaGAGGGGATGATTAACGAGATCCGCTCAGCGTTTAAAGAATCTCTGGATCGACTCAGCTGGATGGACGACCACACGAAAAAGGCGGCTAAAGACAAG GCCGACGCCATCTACGATATGATCGGCTTCCCAGAATTCATCCTGGACACTAAAGAGCTGGACGACGTTTATGATGGG tATGAAGTGTCCGATGACAGCTTTTTCCAAAACATGTTGAACTTCTACAACTTCTCAGCCCGAGTGATGGCCGACCAGCTGAGAAAGACTCCCAACAAAGACCA gtggaGTATGACTCCTCCCACAGTTAATGCTTACTACATGCCCACTAAAAACGGCATCGTCTTTCCTGCAGGGATCCTACAAGCTCCTTTCTACGCCCGCGACCACCCCAA ggcGTTGAACTTTGGGGGGATCGGTGTGGTGATGGGTCACGAGCTCACACACGCCTTCGACGATCAGG GTCGTGAGTACGATAAAGAAGGTAACTTGAGGCCGTGGTGGCAGAACTCGTCGGTGGAGGCGTTTCGTCAGAGGACCGAGTGCATGGTGGATCAGTACAGTCACTACACGGTCAACGGAGAACACGTCAACGGAAAGCAGACGCTCGGAGAAAACATCGCAGACAACGGCGGCCTAAAGGCAGCATACCAT GCCTATCGGTCATGGGTCCAGAAGAGcggagaggagaagaggctTCCTGCCGTTAACCTGACCAATGATCAGCTCTTCTTCGTGGGATTTGCGCAG gtgtgGTGTTCAGTTCGCACTCCAGAGAGCGCTCATGAGGGCCTGGTGACCGACCCCCACAGCCCCCCCAGATACAGAGTCATCGGCACACTCGCAAACTCTCCAGACTTCAGCCGCCACTTCAACTGTCCCACAGGGACACCGATGAACACGGGGAGGCGCTGCGAGGTCTGGTAG
- the ece2b gene encoding endothelin-converting enzyme 2b isoform X3, translating into MSVALQDLRNTMSSYKRATLEEEEVSDAPAEAASSPDRLEVGFRKGGVDIFGRRTQLEVLLSVLLLASLLALLACLLVLGLRLSSDSGHGLCLSEACVTVASQMVEAMDRSVDPCQDFYQFACGGWMRKNPLPDGRSRWSTFNSIWEQNQALLKHLLENGTFNGSSEAERKTQSYYLSCLNTQRIEELGAQPLIDLIAKIGGWNMTGPWDKENFMDVLKVVSGPYRAQPFFSVSVSADPKNSNSNVIQVDQSGLFLPSRDYYLNKTANEKVLVAYLDYMVELGMLLGGERSSTQLQMHQILEFETALANITVPQDQRRDEEKIYHKVTISELQALAPAVEWLDFLSSSLSPLELNDTESVVLYAREYLQQVSDLINKTDHSLLNNYMMWTLVQKSVASLDQRFENAQDKLLESLYGTKKQSCTPRWQTCIGNTDDTLGFALGALFVKATFDKHSKEIAEGMINEIRSAFKESLDRLSWMDDHTKKAAKDKADAIYDMIGFPEFILDTKELDDVYDGYEVSDDSFFQNMLNFYNFSARVMADQLRKTPNKDQWSMTPPTVNAYYMPTKNGIVFPAGILQAPFYARDHPKALNFGGIGVVMGHELTHAFDDQGREYDKEGNLRPWWQNSSVEAFRQRTECMVDQYSHYTVNGEHVNGKQTLGENIADNGGLKAAYHAYRSWVQKSGEEKRLPAVNLTNDQLFFVGFAQVWCSVRTPESAHEGLVTDPHSPPRYRVIGTLANSPDFSRHFNCPTGTPMNTGRRCEVW; encoded by the exons atgtCCAGCTATAAGCGAGCTacgttggaggaggaggaagtgtcGGACGCTCCGGCTGAGGCAGCCTCGTCTCCTGACAGATTGGAg GTGGGTTTCAGGAAGGGAGGTGTGGACATTTTTGGCAGGAGGACACAGCTTGAGGTTCTTCTGTCGGTCCTACTGCTGGCTTCTCTGTTAGCTCTGCTGGCCTGTCTTCTGGTCCTGGGGCTCAGACTCAgctcag ATAGTGGGCATGGCCTGTGCCTGTCTGAGGCATGTGTCACCGTGGCGAGTCAGATGGTGGAGGCGATGGACCGCAGCGTCGACCCGTGCCAAGACTTCTACCAGTTCGCCTGCGGAGGCTGGATGAGGAAAAACCCGCTGCCCGACGGACGGTCACGCTGGTCCACCTTTAACAGCATCTGGGAgcaaaaccaggcactgctgaAACACCTGCTGG AGAACGGGACGTTTAACGGCAGCAGCGAAGCCGAGAGGAAGACTCAGTCCTACTACCTGTCCTGTCTCAACACGCAGAGGATCGAGGAGCTGGGAGCTCAGCCCCTCATAGACCTCATCGCCAAG ATCGGGGGTTGGAACATGACCGGACCCTGGGACAAGGAGAACTTTATGGACGTCCTGAAGGTGGTTTCTGGTCCGTACAGAGCTCAGCCTTTCTTCAGCGTCTCCGTCAGTGCTGATCCAAAAAACTCCAACAGTAATGTCATCCAG GTGGACCAATCAGGGCTCTTCCTGCCATCCAGGGATTATTACCTCAACAAGACAGCCAATGAGAAG GTGTTGGTGGCGTACCTTGACTACATGGTGGAGCTGGGGATGCTGCTGGGGGGGGAGAGGAGCTCCACGCAGCTTCAGATGCATCAGATTCTGGAGTTTGAGACGGCGCTCGCCAACATCACCGTCCCTCAGGACCAACGGCGGGACGAGGAGAAGATCTATCACAAGGTCACCATATCTGAGCTACAG GCGCTGGCCCCGGCCGTAGAGTGGTTGGACTTCCTGTcgtcctctctgtctcctctagaGCTGAATGACACAGAATCCGTCGTCCTGTACGCCAGAGAATACCTGCAGCAGGTGTCCGACCTCATCAACAAGACCGACCACAG tctgTTGAATAACTACATGATGTGGACGTTGGTTCAGAAGAGCGTGGCCAGTTTGGATCAGCGTTTCGAGAATGCTCAGGACAAACTTCTGGAGAGTCTCTATGGGACCAAGAA GCAGTCCTGCACCCCCCGCTGGCAGACCTGCATCGGGAACACTGATGACACTCTGGGCTTCGCTCTGGGAGCGCTCTTTGTCAAAGCGACCTTCGACAAACACAGCAAAGAGATC gcaGAGGGGATGATTAACGAGATCCGCTCAGCGTTTAAAGAATCTCTGGATCGACTCAGCTGGATGGACGACCACACGAAAAAGGCGGCTAAAGACAAG GCCGACGCCATCTACGATATGATCGGCTTCCCAGAATTCATCCTGGACACTAAAGAGCTGGACGACGTTTATGATGGG tATGAAGTGTCCGATGACAGCTTTTTCCAAAACATGTTGAACTTCTACAACTTCTCAGCCCGAGTGATGGCCGACCAGCTGAGAAAGACTCCCAACAAAGACCA gtggaGTATGACTCCTCCCACAGTTAATGCTTACTACATGCCCACTAAAAACGGCATCGTCTTTCCTGCAGGGATCCTACAAGCTCCTTTCTACGCCCGCGACCACCCCAA ggcGTTGAACTTTGGGGGGATCGGTGTGGTGATGGGTCACGAGCTCACACACGCCTTCGACGATCAGG GTCGTGAGTACGATAAAGAAGGTAACTTGAGGCCGTGGTGGCAGAACTCGTCGGTGGAGGCGTTTCGTCAGAGGACCGAGTGCATGGTGGATCAGTACAGTCACTACACGGTCAACGGAGAACACGTCAACGGAAAGCAGACGCTCGGAGAAAACATCGCAGACAACGGCGGCCTAAAGGCAGCATACCAT GCCTATCGGTCATGGGTCCAGAAGAGcggagaggagaagaggctTCCTGCCGTTAACCTGACCAATGATCAGCTCTTCTTCGTGGGATTTGCGCAG gtgtgGTGTTCAGTTCGCACTCCAGAGAGCGCTCATGAGGGCCTGGTGACCGACCCCCACAGCCCCCCCAGATACAGAGTCATCGGCACACTCGCAAACTCTCCAGACTTCAGCCGCCACTTCAACTGTCCCACAGGGACACCGATGAACACGGGGAGGCGCTGCGAGGTCTGGTAG